The following coding sequences are from one Bacillus carboniphilus window:
- a CDS encoding NADH-quinone oxidoreductase subunit C produces MSEENKSLEELKREAVEKAKAAAKKKREEKKALEAQANAESADNNKVETDSEKEEQKVEVAEAEASSTTEKADTNMENQSEESNASETDVEVETSEPATETDPSSEESKTEEAEAASPEEPAEKNLEDAKAKAAAAAKAKAAAAAKAKAAALAKKKREEAGEGSSDDDAKAKAAAAAKAKAAALARKKQKEAEEGSSDDDAKAKAIAAAKAKAAAAAKAKAAAKAKQDGGESGSSTDDEKAKAIAAAKAKAKAKAAAAAKARANTTDTPEEDETPKEPSPQQKFLDKYVAIIEKELGPNQLEESYINELSKDVPTLVATKESYFKIAQCLKTHPDLHFEFLSDLHGTDFESHMEVYSHLYSFTNKQSVALKVKVDREQPEVESITPLWAGANWPECETYDLLGIRFNGHPKLHRIFLGEDWVGYPLRKDYEPYDVEV; encoded by the coding sequence GTGTCAGAGGAAAATAAAAGTTTAGAAGAATTAAAGAGAGAAGCAGTGGAAAAAGCCAAAGCCGCTGCGAAAAAGAAGAGAGAAGAGAAAAAAGCGCTGGAAGCCCAAGCTAACGCTGAAAGCGCTGACAATAATAAGGTAGAAACTGATTCGGAAAAAGAAGAGCAAAAAGTAGAGGTAGCTGAAGCGGAGGCTTCCAGTACCACTGAAAAAGCTGATACCAACATGGAAAATCAGTCTGAAGAGAGCAATGCAAGCGAAACGGATGTAGAAGTGGAAACTAGTGAGCCTGCAACAGAAACCGACCCTTCTTCAGAAGAATCCAAGACGGAGGAAGCAGAGGCTGCGTCTCCTGAGGAACCTGCGGAAAAAAATCTAGAAGACGCGAAGGCCAAGGCTGCCGCTGCTGCCAAAGCCAAAGCTGCCGCCGCTGCAAAAGCGAAAGCAGCAGCTCTTGCCAAAAAGAAGCGGGAAGAAGCAGGAGAAGGTAGCTCGGATGACGATGCGAAGGCCAAAGCCGCAGCAGCTGCGAAAGCAAAAGCCGCTGCTCTTGCCAGAAAGAAGCAGAAGGAAGCAGAAGAGGGTAGCTCAGATGACGACGCCAAGGCCAAAGCGATAGCTGCAGCGAAAGCAAAAGCGGCAGCAGCTGCGAAAGCGAAGGCAGCCGCCAAAGCCAAGCAAGACGGAGGCGAGTCTGGAAGCTCAACGGATGATGAAAAAGCCAAAGCCATCGCAGCCGCCAAAGCTAAGGCGAAAGCAAAAGCCGCAGCTGCTGCAAAAGCGAGAGCCAATACAACCGACACCCCAGAAGAGGATGAGACCCCAAAAGAACCATCACCGCAGCAAAAGTTCCTAGATAAATATGTAGCCATCATTGAAAAAGAGCTGGGTCCAAATCAGCTAGAAGAATCGTATATAAATGAACTTTCGAAAGATGTTCCAACATTGGTCGCAACCAAGGAAAGCTACTTTAAAATCGCTCAATGTCTAAAAACACATCCAGACCTACACTTTGAGTTTCTTTCTGACCTTCATGGAACAGACTTTGAATCACATATGGAAGTCTATTCGCATCTGTATTCTTTTACAAATAAGCAATCAGTAGCGTTAAAGGTAAAAGTGGATCGGGAGCAACCAGAAGTTGAGTCGATTACACCGCTTTGGGCGGGGGCCAATTGGCCAGAGTGTGAGACCTATGATTTACTGGGAATCCGTTTCAACGGGCACCCGAAATTGCACAGAATTTTTCTTGGAGAGGACTGGGTAGGATACCCCCTCCGCAAGGATTATGAGCCGTATGACGTGGAGGTGTAG
- a CDS encoding ABC transporter permease gives MIVSLFIHQLKRFCKSPIKLLITLLLPFALTWFLTDFFQETQEGLAIPVAIVDEDQTETSTLVIERLQSLPEIQVFELGHEEAERKLLQREIDSIFVLTEGLKDQLKAEKRDGTVIVKSSSSSFGYGIVQELLASELTRISSNMKAANIVVKYYGSLKPEMDANEVWKEAYQHSDSYWDPEPLMGIEYELYDVNGGNIENDQTGSTIHFWSIWSFVTLLMIVTSFQWLLVAKDRSIQSRMMTTSGGTRSYLVGVGGAHLAIHMLQGVIAVILYAYVNDTDPANYGWVTWFIWIAFTIGLTLALLFKNKATYYLTAFSIGCLLSVLGGSLFPVAELYQPLEKVAMVSPVTSFLQGTKEALWIWTAIGIVITLGAIRKSGGRID, from the coding sequence ATGATTGTCTCTCTTTTTATTCATCAACTAAAGCGGTTCTGTAAAAGTCCAATCAAACTTTTGATTACCTTACTGTTACCGTTCGCACTAACCTGGTTCTTAACAGACTTTTTCCAGGAAACACAGGAGGGTCTAGCCATCCCTGTAGCCATTGTAGATGAGGATCAAACAGAAACATCTACTTTGGTTATCGAACGCCTTCAGAGCTTACCTGAAATACAAGTGTTTGAGTTGGGGCATGAAGAAGCTGAAAGAAAACTCCTGCAAAGAGAAATAGACAGTATTTTTGTCCTGACAGAAGGGTTAAAAGATCAACTAAAAGCTGAAAAACGGGATGGAACGGTTATTGTAAAAAGCTCATCCTCCTCCTTCGGTTATGGAATTGTCCAAGAGCTTTTAGCAAGTGAGCTTACGAGAATTTCAAGTAATATGAAGGCAGCCAATATCGTTGTAAAGTACTATGGATCGTTAAAACCAGAGATGGATGCTAATGAAGTATGGAAAGAAGCTTACCAGCATTCGGATTCCTACTGGGACCCAGAGCCTCTTATGGGGATTGAGTATGAGCTGTACGATGTCAATGGTGGCAACATTGAAAATGACCAGACTGGCTCAACCATCCACTTTTGGTCCATATGGAGCTTTGTAACACTTCTTATGATTGTTACTTCATTTCAATGGTTGCTGGTTGCGAAGGATAGAAGTATACAGTCCCGGATGATGACTACCTCAGGTGGTACGAGATCCTACTTAGTTGGTGTTGGAGGGGCTCACCTGGCGATTCATATGCTACAAGGAGTGATAGCGGTCATCCTTTACGCGTATGTAAATGATACCGACCCAGCTAACTATGGGTGGGTCACCTGGTTCATTTGGATTGCGTTTACCATCGGCTTAACTTTAGCGCTCTTGTTTAAAAATAAGGCAACCTACTATCTGACTGCGTTTAGTATCGGCTGCTTATTATCTGTACTCGGCGGAAGCCTTTTCCCAGTGGCAGAATTGTACCAGCCTTTAGAAAAAGTCGCCATGGTATCACCCGTCACTTCATTTTTACAAGGGACAAAAGAAGCACTGTGGATTTGGACAGCAATAGGTATTGTGATAACCCTAGGGGCAATTAGAAAGAGTGGTGGACGAATTGATTGA
- a CDS encoding ABC transporter ATP-binding protein — protein MDELIEIQEVRKKYGKHESLRGLTFSIGRGEVFGLIGPNGAGKSTLLSIMATILQPTSGSILVDGKNVRKQAKDIRKQLGYVPQDLALWPELTVAENMKFWSKLTNPKAKKSYLLALCEQVGLKDRWRHKVSTLSGGMKRKLNIAVSLIHEPDVLIMDEPTVGIDIQSKREINRYIQSLAAQGKTIVYTTHDAGEILRMCNRIGILNQGELKFIGTIDEAMQRADHAMSLEDVLCTIGEWESKPVGKGKRKEEAAHAY, from the coding sequence GTGGACGAATTGATTGAGATTCAAGAGGTTCGAAAAAAATACGGGAAGCATGAGTCATTACGAGGGCTAACATTCTCGATTGGAAGAGGAGAAGTGTTTGGGCTTATTGGACCCAATGGGGCAGGTAAATCCACACTTCTATCCATCATGGCTACCATCTTGCAGCCGACATCAGGATCCATTCTGGTCGATGGGAAAAACGTACGAAAACAAGCCAAAGATATTCGAAAACAGCTAGGGTACGTTCCACAGGACTTAGCACTATGGCCAGAACTAACCGTTGCGGAAAACATGAAGTTTTGGAGCAAATTGACCAATCCGAAGGCTAAAAAGAGCTACCTGTTGGCATTGTGTGAGCAGGTCGGCCTAAAAGACAGGTGGCGTCACAAGGTGTCTACACTTTCCGGGGGAATGAAGCGAAAACTAAACATTGCCGTTTCGTTAATTCATGAACCCGATGTCCTCATTATGGATGAGCCTACTGTCGGGATTGACATTCAATCTAAAAGGGAAATCAATCGCTATATCCAAAGCTTAGCCGCACAAGGCAAAACCATCGTCTATACCACTCATGATGCTGGTGAAATCTTGCGCATGTGTAACCGAATCGGAATCCTAAATCAAGGCGAACTGAAATTCATTGGGACGATTGATGAAGCGATGCAAAGAGCCGACCATGCCATGTCACTCGAAGATGTTCTATGTACAATCGGTGAATGGGAATCCAAACCAGTTGGAAAAGGAAAAAGAAAAGAGGAAGCAGCCCACGCTTACTAG
- the nuoH gene encoding NADH-quinone oxidoreductase subunit NuoH yields MWFQNAPAFTNFLLYVVFAALLLFAVLGFVTYAILAERKVMAFMQLRHGPSHVGGKWGLLQTVADVLKLLIKEDTIPKVADRPLFILAPVIAFAPSFLVLAVIPFTDNFQFADIGVALLYYIGVSGLSTIGIIAAGWASNNKYSLIGGMRAAAQMISYEIPLVMSLVGVILLAGSLNLNDIVAAQENMWFIVYQPVAFLVFLIAAVAELNRTPFDLPEAESELVAGYHVEFSGFRWAFFMLSEYVYLFAMAAITTVLFLGGWLPLPFLGFIPGAVWFSIKFMMVVFLLLWIRFTFPRIRADQLMEFGWKVLLPVALANIFVTALVKGLLG; encoded by the coding sequence ATGTGGTTTCAAAATGCACCAGCGTTCACAAACTTCCTTTTATATGTTGTATTTGCTGCTCTATTGCTATTTGCCGTTCTAGGATTTGTAACGTATGCCATTTTGGCAGAACGAAAAGTAATGGCCTTTATGCAGCTTCGGCATGGACCGAGTCACGTCGGGGGAAAATGGGGGTTACTCCAAACGGTTGCCGATGTTCTGAAACTACTAATCAAGGAAGATACGATTCCAAAGGTGGCAGACCGCCCCTTGTTTATTTTAGCTCCGGTCATTGCCTTTGCACCGTCGTTCCTGGTGCTAGCCGTTATTCCATTTACGGATAACTTTCAATTTGCTGATATAGGAGTCGCCTTACTTTATTACATTGGAGTCTCAGGTTTATCGACAATCGGGATTATCGCAGCAGGTTGGGCGTCCAACAATAAGTACTCCCTCATTGGGGGAATGCGTGCTGCAGCTCAGATGATTTCCTACGAGATTCCACTTGTTATGTCGTTAGTAGGTGTCATTTTACTGGCAGGTTCTCTAAACTTGAATGACATCGTGGCAGCTCAAGAAAATATGTGGTTTATTGTGTATCAACCGGTTGCTTTCTTAGTCTTTCTGATTGCAGCGGTCGCAGAGTTAAACCGTACACCATTTGACCTTCCGGAAGCAGAATCAGAGCTTGTAGCGGGATATCATGTAGAATTCTCAGGTTTCCGTTGGGCGTTCTTCATGCTATCGGAATACGTATACCTATTCGCAATGGCTGCCATCACAACAGTTTTATTCCTAGGTGGCTGGTTACCACTACCATTCTTAGGATTCATTCCAGGAGCCGTTTGGTTCAGTATCAAGTTCATGATGGTTGTGTTTCTACTACTGTGGATTCGCTTTACATTCCCAAGAATCCGCGCCGATCAATTGATGGAATTTGGATGGAAGGTGCTGCTTCCAGTGGCACTCGCCAATATATTTGTAACTGCGTTGGTGAAGGGGCTGTTGGGGTAG
- a CDS encoding ABC transporter permease, with protein sequence MGKTVALLLIQLKSVLKQWKLLLASFLVPILLTFGVVLVVINVVKPDEDANPIPVAIVDHEKSMETGYIIEHMTSAEHIQSLLSVQMMTEEEAFQLLEDNEITAIMIIPEKFSKDLAVGINTPVKVVGNSQRPFQSQLVRYFMESASQFISAAQSGVNTVDAYLREADAPKDLIRQAFTSSIVDFTFHALGRNDLYEQEKVDELHTADLKQYYAGSVLIAIIMIWAFSSLWLTRSSIDETLLKRLLISGVTTSHRFKGRLLATSCIVWGQTALLYPVLHWSQLFSNSLTITLFLMVIGFLFITFFLCIEAAITNEKGLLVGSALAMMLFLLLGGHILPPVYLPVWLETASSFIPNYWAMNGYSLILTESEGLTEIIGIIGIFIVGFSLLAYGLEKLRIRRVMS encoded by the coding sequence ATGGGGAAAACAGTAGCCCTTTTACTCATACAATTGAAAAGTGTTCTAAAACAATGGAAGCTGCTTTTAGCAAGCTTCCTTGTTCCTATTCTGCTCACTTTTGGTGTGGTCCTCGTTGTGATCAATGTGGTAAAACCAGATGAAGATGCAAATCCGATTCCAGTTGCCATTGTAGATCATGAAAAAAGCATGGAAACAGGCTATATCATTGAACATATGACGAGTGCAGAACACATTCAATCCTTGCTTTCAGTACAAATGATGACAGAAGAAGAGGCATTTCAACTACTGGAGGACAATGAAATAACGGCTATCATGATCATTCCAGAGAAGTTTAGCAAGGATCTTGCTGTTGGAATCAATACACCAGTCAAGGTCGTTGGGAACTCCCAGCGGCCTTTTCAATCTCAACTGGTCCGTTATTTTATGGAAAGTGCATCACAGTTTATCTCAGCAGCACAAAGTGGGGTCAATACAGTAGATGCCTATCTTCGTGAAGCAGATGCACCCAAAGATTTAATCAGACAAGCTTTTACCAGTAGTATTGTAGACTTTACCTTCCATGCTCTCGGAAGAAATGATTTATATGAGCAGGAAAAAGTAGATGAATTACACACGGCCGACCTAAAACAGTATTATGCTGGCTCCGTTTTGATTGCTATCATCATGATATGGGCATTTTCATCCCTTTGGTTAACACGGTCCTCTATTGATGAAACGCTTCTCAAACGTCTCCTGATCTCTGGTGTAACAACTAGCCACCGGTTCAAAGGAAGACTCCTGGCAACCTCATGTATTGTATGGGGGCAAACAGCTTTACTTTACCCTGTATTACATTGGTCTCAACTATTCTCAAATTCTCTCACCATCACATTATTTTTAATGGTCATTGGATTTTTATTTATCACTTTCTTCCTATGTATAGAAGCAGCCATTACCAATGAAAAAGGACTGCTCGTAGGAAGTGCCTTAGCCATGATGCTCTTCCTTTTACTAGGAGGGCATATCTTACCGCCAGTTTACCTACCAGTTTGGCTAGAAACGGCTTCTAGTTTTATCCCAAACTATTGGGCTATGAACGGGTATTCTTTAATCCTCACAGAGTCAGAGGGGCTCACCGAAATCATCGGAATCATTGGGATTTTCATAGTCGGTTTTAGTTTACTCGCGTATGGTTTAGAAAAGCTAAGAATAAGGAGGGTGATGTCATGA
- a CDS encoding NADH-quinone oxidoreductase subunit A: MILSLHVYENNYLIVLAFLLVGILLPVVALTLGKLLRPNVPNPAKYTTYESGIDPFHDSRVQFNVRYYIFALMFVIFDVETVFLYPWAVAYEELGIFALIEMLIFVVMLLIGLIYAWKKKVLKWM; encoded by the coding sequence ATGATCTTGAGCTTACACGTGTATGAAAATAACTATTTAATCGTTCTTGCCTTTTTGCTGGTGGGGATTTTACTTCCAGTTGTCGCACTCACCTTAGGGAAGCTCCTCAGACCGAACGTACCCAATCCAGCAAAGTATACAACTTATGAAAGCGGGATTGATCCGTTTCATGATTCAAGAGTTCAATTTAACGTTCGCTACTACATCTTTGCCCTCATGTTTGTCATATTTGACGTTGAAACCGTGTTTTTATATCCATGGGCGGTGGCCTATGAAGAGCTCGGAATTTTTGCCCTCATAGAAATGCTTATCTTTGTTGTCATGTTACTTATCGGATTGATCTATGCTTGGAAAAAGAAGGTGTTGAAATGGATGTAA
- a CDS encoding NADH-quinone oxidoreductase subunit B family protein: MDVKLDAFSPLDEEEIKRNVFFSTLEQIKGWARSNSLWPMTFGLACCAIEMMGVGGAHYDLDRFGSFFRTSPRQSDVMIVSGTVTKKMAPVVKRLYDQMPEPKWVIAMGSCATAGGPYVKSYSVVKGVDQVVPVDIYIPGCPPNPAALIYGINKLKEKIRYEAKTGKKVR; encoded by the coding sequence ATGGATGTAAAATTAGACGCATTCTCACCGCTCGATGAAGAAGAAATCAAGCGGAATGTATTTTTTTCTACACTAGAACAAATTAAAGGCTGGGCAAGAAGCAATTCGTTATGGCCAATGACTTTCGGTTTGGCTTGCTGCGCCATTGAAATGATGGGAGTCGGTGGTGCTCACTACGACTTGGACCGCTTTGGTTCCTTTTTTAGAACGTCACCACGTCAATCAGATGTCATGATTGTTTCTGGGACGGTGACGAAAAAAATGGCTCCGGTTGTAAAAAGATTATATGACCAGATGCCAGAACCAAAATGGGTGATTGCGATGGGATCGTGTGCCACAGCAGGTGGACCTTACGTCAAATCGTACTCCGTCGTGAAGGGAGTGGACCAGGTCGTACCTGTTGATATATACATACCAGGTTGTCCACCCAACCCGGCTGCATTAATTTATGGAATTAACAAACTCAAAGAAAAAATAAGATACGAGGCTAAAACCGGGAAGAAGGTGAGGTAA
- a CDS encoding NADH-quinone oxidoreductase subunit D, with amino-acid sequence MLRTEEMLLNVGPQHPSTHGVFRLVIKIDGEIIKEAKPVIGYLHRGTEKLAEDLQYTQIIPYTDRMDYLSAMTNNYILCHAVETMAGYEIPDRAEYLRVLAMELGRVASHLVWWGTYLLDIGAVSPFLYAFREREMIINLLNELSGGRLTFNYMRVGGVKWDAPEGWLEKVKEFVPYMREQLDGYHKLVTGNEIFKSRVMGVGKYTKEDALNYSLSGANLRCTGVKWDLRKDEPYSIYDRFDFDVPTQEGGDAWARYQCRLAEIEESLKIIEQACEQFPKDGEIMGKVPRMIKAPKGEAFVRIESPRGEIGCYIASDGKKEPYRLKFRRPSFYNLQILPKLLEGENMANLIAILGAIDIVLGEVDG; translated from the coding sequence ATGTTACGAACAGAAGAAATGCTATTAAACGTAGGTCCCCAGCATCCTAGTACCCACGGTGTATTTCGTCTTGTTATCAAGATTGATGGAGAAATCATCAAAGAGGCCAAGCCAGTCATTGGCTATTTACATCGTGGAACAGAAAAACTAGCGGAAGACCTACAATATACACAAATCATTCCATACACGGATCGCATGGATTATCTTTCGGCTATGACAAACAACTACATCCTTTGTCACGCTGTTGAGACAATGGCAGGGTATGAAATTCCGGACCGTGCCGAGTACCTGAGGGTATTGGCGATGGAGTTAGGAAGAGTAGCCAGTCACTTGGTTTGGTGGGGTACATACTTACTGGACATTGGAGCGGTTAGTCCATTTCTATATGCGTTCCGTGAAAGAGAAATGATTATCAATCTACTGAATGAGCTCTCTGGTGGTCGTCTCACCTTCAACTACATGCGGGTTGGAGGCGTGAAGTGGGATGCTCCAGAAGGCTGGTTAGAGAAAGTAAAAGAATTTGTACCATATATGAGAGAGCAACTCGACGGTTACCACAAGCTCGTGACTGGTAATGAAATTTTTAAAAGCCGAGTTATGGGTGTTGGAAAGTATACGAAGGAAGACGCTCTCAACTATAGCTTGAGCGGGGCAAACCTTCGCTGTACAGGAGTAAAATGGGATCTTCGTAAAGACGAACCCTACTCCATTTATGATCGTTTCGATTTCGATGTGCCGACCCAAGAAGGCGGAGATGCTTGGGCGCGCTATCAATGTCGCCTAGCTGAAATCGAAGAGTCACTTAAAATTATTGAACAGGCGTGCGAACAGTTTCCAAAGGACGGGGAGATTATGGGTAAGGTGCCAAGAATGATTAAGGCACCAAAAGGAGAAGCCTTTGTCAGAATCGAATCGCCTCGAGGAGAAATAGGTTGCTATATTGCTAGCGACGGGAAAAAAGAGCCGTATCGATTAAAATTCCGTAGGCCTTCCTTCTACAACCTACAAATTTTACCGAAGCTGTTGGAAGGCGAAAATATGGCCAACTTAATTGCCATACTCGGAGCCATTGACATTGTGCTTGGGGAGGTGGACGGCTAA